A single region of the Vicia villosa cultivar HV-30 ecotype Madison, WI linkage group LG4, Vvil1.0, whole genome shotgun sequence genome encodes:
- the LOC131594796 gene encoding uncharacterized protein LOC131594796, whose translation MIINCGFNASLLSILCCIFSIVFRYDHSSGHALFVVFSVLVFHFLLTGIFLATFCWFLTNSYLREEAPNSYVVEQRVEWMYAFDVHCNSFFPMFVLLYVIHYFLSPLLVVHGFIPELLSNLLFMVGASYYHYLNFLGYDVLPFLERTTFFLYPIGVVIVLSPILILSGFNPSRYFMNIYFSRQI comes from the exons ATGATCATTAACTGTGGTTTTAAT GCATCTCTGCTAAGTATTTTATGTTGTATTTTCTCAATCGTTTTCCGGTATGACCATAGTTCTGGCCATGCACTTTTTGTTGTCTTCTCAGTGTTGGTTTTCCATTTTCTATTGACTGGCATATTTCTGGCAACTTTTTGTTG GTTTCTAACTAATTCTTATCTTCGAGAAGAGGCTCCAAACAGTTATGTGGTTGAACAGCGTGTTGAATG GATGTACGCATTTGATGTTCACTGCAACTCTTTCTTCCCAATGTTTGTGTTGCTATATg TGATCCATTATTTTCTATCTCCTCTATTGGTGGTTCATGGCTTCATTCCAGAACTGCTATCAAATCTATTATTCATGGTGGGAGCTTCATACTACCATTATCTAAATTTCTTAGGTTATGATG TTCTGCCCTTTTTGGAGAGGACCACCTTTTTTCTGTATCCAATTGGTGTAGTAATTGTTCTTTCTCCCATAT TGATTTTGAGTGGCTTCAATCCTTCTAGATACTTTATGAACATATACTTCAGCCGGCAAATATGA